A region of the Actinomycetota bacterium genome:
GAGCACGTGGTCGTCGCGGACGGTCGGCTGCCGGTCGTCGTTCATGGAGCCCCTCCTACAAGGCGGCGATGGGGTTGAGGGCCATGCGGGGCCCGAACCGGGGCGGTGCCGGTCCGCCGGCCATGATCAGGCGTACGACCCGGCCCCGGTGGCCCTGGTAGGGCTCCAGCAGTTCGAGCATGCGGGCATCGTCGGCCCGGGCCTCGCCGGCCAGGGCGAAGGCCACGTGGTCGGGCAGGTGGAAGTCGCCCACGCTCACGGCGTCGGCGTCGCCCAGGGCGACCATGGCGACCTCGGCGGCCGTCCACGGGCCTACGCCGGGGAGAGCCAGCAACCGCCGGTAGGCCTCGTCGCGGCCCAGCGAAGCGGCCTCGTCCAGGCGGCGGGCGTAGGTGGCCGCCAACCGGACCGTGTCGGCCCGCCGGCGTTCCACGCCGAGGCGGTGGAAGACCCACGACGGCGTACGGGCGACCGCCTCGGCCGCGGGCGGGACGAGCAGGCCGGCGCACGGCCCGGGAGCGGGCTCTCCCAGGCGCCGGACCAGGCCGTGGTAGGACCGGCGGGCCTCGTGGCCCGTCACTTTCTGCTCGATGACGGTGGGCACCAACGCCTCGAACACGGCCCCCGTCCGGCACAGGCGCAGGCCCGGCAGCCGGCGACGTAGTTCGGCCACGACACCGGTCCCCGGGTCGAAGCCGCGTTCGTCGTCCAACCCCCCGACCAGGGCCTCGAACCCGTCCAGCGCCCGCTCCGCCCCCGGTCCCCAGGCCTCCATGGCCAGCTCCCCACCCGATGCCGTCACCCGGGCCGTCGCCGGCCCGTCCGCTGTCCGGGTGGCTCGCCACACCTCGCCGGGCCCGATTCGCATGGTCGGGTCGCCCCGGCCCCGCCGGACGGCTCCCAGGGTCAGGCGCAGGTCCACGGGGCCGGCCAGGCGCAGCCTCCGCCGCCCGGCCGGTCGGGCACTCACGGGAACTGGAGGGCCTTGGTCTCGAGGTAACCCTCGAGACCCCACCGGCCCAGTTCACGCCCCCAGCCCGACTCCTTGTAACCGCCGAACGGCGCCCACGGGTTGAACCCGCCGCCGCCGCACACGTCGACCTGGCCCGTGCGCAGCCGGCGGGCCAAGCCCTCGGCCCGGGCCCGGTCACCCGAGAACACGGCGCCGTGCAGACCGAACGGCGAGGAGTTGGCGATGCGCACGGCGTCGCCGTCGCCGTCGTGGGCCATGACGGCCACCACGGGCCCGAAGATCTCCTCGGTGGCCACCGACATGTGCTCGGTGACGTCCGCGAAGATCGTCGGGCGCACGTAGTAGCCCCGCTCCAGCCCCGCGGGCGGTTCGGGCCCGCCGGCGACCAGCGTCGCCCCTTCGGCCACGCCCGCCTCGATGGCGGCCCGCACCCGGTCGCGGTGGGGACCGCTGGCCAGCGGGCCGACGTCGGTGGCCGGCGAGAACGGGTCGCCCACGACCAGTTGCTCGGCCACCTTGGCCGCCAGCCGGGCGGCCTCGTCGTGGCGCTCGCGGGGCACCACCAGGCGGGACCACGCCATGCACATCTGGCCCGAGTTGAGCATGGCCTGGAGGACGCTGGCCCGTACGGCCTCGTCGAGGTCGGCGTCGTCGAGGACGATCGAGGCCGACTTGCCTCCCAGCTCGAGGGTGAGCCGCTTGAAGGACGCCCCCGCCACCTGGGCCACCCGGCGGCCCACGGGGGTCGACCCCGTGAACGACACCTTGTCGACCCCGGGGTGGGCGACCAGGGCCTCCCCGGCCTCGGCCCCAGTGCCGGTCACCAGGTTGAACGTCCCGGGCGGGAACCCGGCGGCGTCGACCAACGCGGCCAGCAGGAACAGGCTGAGGGGGGCGACCTCGCTGGGCTTGAGCACCACCGGGCAGCCGGCCAGCAGAGCAGGGGCCACCTTGCTCACCGCTTGGAGCAGCGGGTAGTTCCACGGCGTCACGGCCGCCACCACGCCTACGGGCTCGTACACCACCTTGGCGTTGCCCACGGCCTCCTCGAAGGCGAACCTGGCCGCCAGGTCGACGTAGCTCTCGACTACCACCAGGGCCACTCCCGCCTGGGCGACCATGGCCTTGGCCGCGGGCATGCCCACCTCGCGGGCGATGAGCTCCCCGAAGTCGACCAGCCGGTCCGCCATGGCGGCGTGGAGGCGGCCCAGGGCGGCGG
Encoded here:
- a CDS encoding DNA-3-methyladenine glycosylase 2 family protein encodes the protein MSARPAGRRRLRLAGPVDLRLTLGAVRRGRGDPTMRIGPGEVWRATRTADGPATARVTASGGELAMEAWGPGAERALDGFEALVGGLDDERGFDPGTGVVAELRRRLPGLRLCRTGAVFEALVPTVIEQKVTGHEARRSYHGLVRRLGEPAPGPCAGLLVPPAAEAVARTPSWVFHRLGVERRRADTVRLAATYARRLDEAASLGRDEAYRRLLALPGVGPWTAAEVAMVALGDADAVSVGDFHLPDHVAFALAGEARADDARMLELLEPYQGHRGRVVRLIMAGGPAPPRFGPRMALNPIAAL
- a CDS encoding aldehyde dehydrogenase family protein, encoding MHDHDRLYIGGKWEHPATSDLVEVSEAATGEVLGSVPAAGAADVDRAVAAAAAAFEGWAATPVAERAAALGRLHAAMADRLVDFGELIAREVGMPAAKAMVAQAGVALVVVESYVDLAARFAFEEAVGNAKVVYEPVGVVAAVTPWNYPLLQAVSKVAPALLAGCPVVLKPSEVAPLSLFLLAALVDAAGFPPGTFNLVTGTGAEAGEALVAHPGVDKVSFTGSTPVGRRVAQVAGASFKRLTLELGGKSASIVLDDADLDEAVRASVLQAMLNSGQMCMAWSRLVVPRERHDEAARLAAKVAEQLVVGDPFSPATDVGPLASGPHRDRVRAAIEAGVAEGATLVAGGPEPPAGLERGYYVRPTIFADVTEHMSVATEEIFGPVVAVMAHDGDGDAVRIANSSPFGLHGAVFSGDRARAEGLARRLRTGQVDVCGGGGFNPWAPFGGYKESGWGRELGRWGLEGYLETKALQFP